CTTCAAACGTAAACATACATCTCTGTTTCCTTTATAAAATCTTCTGTCATAGGTCTTCGTCACGGCCGTGGTCAGCTGACCTTCAGTGACGGAACCTGTTACACCGGCCAGTTTGAAAACGGACTCTTCAACGGCTGCGGTGTGCTGGTCTTCGCTGACGGCTCCAGGTCTGACCAAGCAAATGTCTCCTGCTGCTCATGTAAAGATGTAGAATTTCTGACAACTGCAGTTAACTGTCAACATGTTCTTTGGCATTGTGAAGGTATGAAGGAGAATTTGTGCAGGGGAAGTTCCAAGGCGTTGGGGTCTTTACACGCTTTGATGGAATGACGTTTGAGGGCGACTTTAGAAGTGGTTGTGTGCAAGGTTCCGGTAAGATTTTTCTCTCCTTGTGTCTGTTCTGTACCAAAGATACTTGGATAGTTGTTGAAAACTCAGTTCATTCTGGCTCCAATAACACAGTTCACCAGCATAGTATCATCTACCACTCCACTTTTGCTTGTCCATTTTGTCGCGTGTATAAAGCTATAAAATGGCTTTTACATTCAACTTGGTAACTTTTGGGTTTTGAAGGTCTATAGGAGGCATAATAGGTCCTTTCAGGCATTAATATTATCGTTATCTCAGCTCACAAAACTGGGTTTAAGGTGTCATAATGAGAGGTTGAAGTCGATTTCTCCGGAAAGCCTGAAGAGCACGTTTTGTTCGATGGATTTTAGGTGTGTTTTTTAGGAGTGGCCAAATGTCCCAAATGTTGTCATGTGTTAAACATTAACACAATGTTTGGCTAACATTTAACAGAAACACTACACTGCCGACTCAAGTCCAAGCCATCACACATGTCCTTAAGCTATCTGTACAAATCTATATTTTTTATAGACGATGTTTTCCTTTTGAACTTGATGTGATCCAGTTCACGAATCAAGATGAACATCTAATAGTTTCATTAAATCATTCACTGCTAGTGACAAGCAATggacatcaaatcaattttaagtGAACGGTCATATTTCTGTTCCAACACTGTGCAGCTTTGGTAATGGCAGCGGTTTGAAagtgctttttaaaatgtgcgTATATGACGCAGGGCTGTTGACATTTGCGGATGGCGGCGGTGGCTGCCATGAAGGTTTCTTTGAGAGCAGCCAGCTGATGCGGCGGGAGAGCAGCCAGGCCGCGGTCCAGAGGGCCCAGGCGGCCGCCGCCAAGGCCCGAGCCCTGGCCATGTGACCCGGACCACGGCGTTGCAACCCCCTCATCTGTTTCAACTCAGACTGCCTTGTAATGTAACTTCTTATGTTGCTTTTCTCTATCTGTGTGAGTTCTGTCAAAAGTCACTGATTCTGCATTGGCCAGACACCGACATATTGGTGCTACGCTAGTCACGCTCAACGGCCCTGAAACAAGTCAACAACTGAGAAGTTTATtcagctgttgttttttttcagtgtctaCATCTCCAAACCCAAATATTTATGCATTTGCCGTTTTAACTGTTCGACTGTGATTTAGTTACCATGGCTACAACACTACTATGCTGCAATAGTTCCTCAAAGCTGGTGTCAATTTTCCCAATATAATTTAGTAGATATGATATACCTACAAAAAGTCTCAGGAAGCAACGTCTGAGCAGCCATTTTAGGGTCTATGGCCTAGACTTGAAACTTTAAAGTCATCACAACGGCATGGTGGAATTTCCACGTCTTAACTGTAGTAAACACATTTGGATTCAGACCTAGAAATGCGTACACACTTCTTCTGTCGACCTCAAAACGGCCTAGGCAGACCTCTCATTGGTGCTCCTGAAGCAGGAAGTCCAAGGGTGTCTTCTTGCCTCTATGTTCTGCCTCGTTGGATCACTCAGTGTCCTTTCAACGTCTGGTTTGGTCTGATCTCAGACCGGCAACCATCAGTAACCGCCTCCTCCCTCAGTGCCAATCACTCAGTGCCACCCGGCCTCTGCTGATCCAGAATCAGTGACTCACATATTCAGCTTTTCTAAAAGTGCCCCCTCAAAATATGACAATTTGAAGTTACTGCTTAAGATTGAATAAGGTTACTGTAGATTAGATCCATGTACAGCTTTTACGTGCGGTTGTTTggtcactttcttttttttgttttgtgtagtCAAAACtctcaagtaaaaaaaagaatgtttacaTTCTGAATACGTATAGCTTACAATGAGGAAACGGTGATTTGATACAGGAAAAAGTTCAGTTTTGAGTTTGGTCAAAGAGCTAGTTAAAAttcatacaataaataaatacgattACAAATGTATCAAATGTTATTGAaaactaaattttaaaaatccatttcTATTGGCTTTTCCCAAAAGATTCTGCATGATAGATTTTCCATTTGGAATAGAACCCAAGCCtcgttaataataaataataaatacaaacatgaaTTTAATTTAGAGATGATCCAATAACATTCTAAAGTAGatttatatgtttttccatttgaatTTTGTAGTATTTGAGTTataaatagacatccaattaatttaaactgggaggactgccTGCGAATGCTTGTCTTTCGGTGGGATTGACAAGGCttcgacgtccaatcaattttgactgggagcgtGTCCACCACGTTTAACGTcatcactggcagccaatgagttaaacgagTGCCCCATAAGGGACTAACGTTATAATTAAGTCCATTTTTAGCTTTAGCGTCCACAATTCTTCTCTTATTGTTTGCGTCGTGGCGCTGAGGGGCGTGTGATGCCTGAGAATGAAGTCGACGTGCCTGCTGGGAATTGTCTatagtatgtgtgtatgtgcatataGGGTGAAGCATCAAAAGGAGTCTATTGTCAGTTATGTGAATATCTGAGCGCATGTTTAATTTGGGATTCGTGCACGTGCTGGCAAGGAATCACTCTTTTTATTGACTCTGGGATCAGGGTCCTTAAAGACTGTTAGTTTTAAGTGAAGTGTAAGTCGCCgtacttgtgtgtgtattttagtCAAAAAGTGTTTGTGCCTCACACAACTGGAACACAAAAGCCCTTTAAACACAACTTAAGCCACTTCACAGCATCCATAAGGATGAGACATTCTGGATGTTCTTGTCACACTTGCTTTGAGCGTTGAGAAACTATGGCCCATTTCTTGGGGTAACGGGGAGGgtgtcctttttgtttttgttgtaaatAACAAAAGATGAATGAGTGTTGGGCTCATGCCAAGTGGGAGATTTGCTCAAATTAGCATACAGAGACTTGAGCAGGAGTGGAGGATCTGAACATGTCCGCatttctgtttcttttttgaaaaGTAGCTTGATTCGAGTGAAAATTTACCCTTGGTTTGAAAAATGGTGCGAGAATTGGTTTCAATAAGTACCGTGAAATTTGCCGAGTCTACAAAAATTTAAGAATCTGTGCCTGAAAAGACACGAGAAGTcttccattttggctctaagaGAGATTTCTCCATTAACTTCAAAGTTAATTATACGGATGTCTTTTGGTCAAATTTTCCacctgtcattcattcatcttcctagTCGTTTATCCATACAAGggtcacgagggtgctggagactatcccagttaactatgggTAGTAACTaggggacactgaattggtttccagccaatttcagggtacaagaagacaaacaaccattcattcgcagggacaatttggagtgttcagtaCGCCTATAATGCACATTTTTGGCATGCAAttggaaaccagagtacacaAAAACTCTACACAGGGACAAGGAGAATATACGTATTCTCTTCGAGATGGAATTTGAAGGAAATGCTGCCGTTCCTGTTGCAAGTTGCCATTTCCAAATTTCCATCAAATTGTGTAAACTTTCACTGAGTTGCCATTTGTTCACAATGACActaaattttaataataaagtctaggatgtagtccgCCTTTCCCCCAAACTCAGCTACTCCGGCACCCCGCAACCCAGACAAGGATAGGAAAGGGAtgaaaatgaattaagaaatgaaaaataattattagtCAGTCCAAAATGTTTCTCAAATGCTCAACTGTTGATTTTAGCTGATTATATTTCACTGCGTCAGTATTGTACAAGACGATCTGTAGTTGTATTTTATGTACATTTCGAATTGatgtagacaaaaaaataataataagtgaGTTTGAGAAATGTTGGACAACCTTGAAAGTCCACCGTGTGcctgaaaaaaaagtgactgtGCTTAGGGTCCTTTTATCACTGCCGCACTCTTTAAATTCCTACAGCGTTATTTCACTTTCACAAAATGAGACTTCATTTATTAGTCTGAAGGTCTTCTGAACGCTAAATGTAAACACGCATAATAAAGGATGTTTttgttgtaagaaaaaaaaggcaagaaaGATGCTGAAGTGGGatgttcaaaaaaagaaaagggaaaaaggaAATGGGcgaattgccttaaaaaaacatgaaaagactTCTTTGGGGCAAAAGTCAAAAGTCATTGAAATCAAATATTAACTTTTGTCAAGGTTTTACTCAGAGGAatttgtgtgagtgagtgtttgAGTTCAGATTAAAGTTGCTTTACTGTATATCAAAGTTGGACTATGTTAAATGACATCACTGCAGGAACTTATTGCACTTTTAATCACTTTTTGTGTCCATTCTAATGAATTGATTTCACTGTCACTTTGTTGTGTGGAATTGAAATGCAAAAGAAACTAATGAAACATTTGTATGTACTCTTGTCATTATTTCATATCTTAAAAATGAATCTAACAAATCCTGGTagcattttttctttagtttttgtttaaaaaaatcaatatatagagCTAGCAACGACATGGCTAACAAACCTTtagaaattgtgttttttcttaTAGAAATTAAATATATCAGAGAACATTTTCTATTGTTGGGATTagtaaaattcattcattttccgaaccgcttatcctcacaagggtcgctgggggtgctaaTCCTatccaccaattcggggtgtcccctgtctggtgtccatagttggctgggataggctccagcaccccccgcgactagGATAAGtggtgaatgaatgttttttgcttaaaaaaaaagatgtttaaggtcaactgaaaaaaagtaataatgacAAACTATGTAAAAATTGTAATCTTATTAGAatctatatgtgtatatgtatgtatatatacatatacgtatacatatacatatatacatatatatatacatatatatatacatatacatacatatacatatatatacatatatatacatatacatatatatatacatatacatatacatacatatacatatatatatacatatacatatacatacatatacatatatatacatatacatatatatacatttacatatatatacatttacatatatatacatttacatatatatacatatatatacacatatatacatatatatacacatatatatatatacatttacatatatacatatatatatatatttcagcaacacgcttatctatttctttattaacttatttgtttattgcctatttatttatgtctaaaatgtcttttcctgtgtctgtattctcaccctcttgctactgtgacaatgaaatttcccaaatacgggatgaataaagttatctaatctaatcgaaATAGGCATAAAAACAAAGTATTCTATTCTTTTGTGTCACTGGGAGACATCAAAGACACTCagaggcacacacacacgtccatGGATAGCATATGGAGGATTTTGAAGTGGGATCACACTCCCTGACAGGTAGAGCAATTTTTTCCCACCTTTTTCGGCTGTCACGGAGTGTTTTCCCTCCCCCAATTTCCCCCTTCCTCCACCCTCAGCCAGTGTCACTTAAATGGCTTTAAGGTGTGTTTGGGTTGGACTTTCACCTCCTTCCCTCACGTTTCCCCGGCAACCGCCCAGAGTTGCCTTTAATTTGTATCATCTCCATCCCGAGTGTGGCTCTTTAGCTTCGTTGCCGTGGCAGAGCCTGTTGCCATGGCGAACTGTTTAAATATCCACTGCAGATCACTTTGTTTCATATTATTCCTCCAACtgatgcgtgtgtttgtgtgcactaTATTTGTTTGTCTCAGTGTGGGTTTCTACTTTTGTTtgagtgtgtatttgtgtgtttgcCATGTCCTTGTTTGTGTATTAGTGTTACTCActcgctgtgtgtgtgtgtgtggtcctGTGTGTCTCTGAacagtatatttatatttcactGTGTGCATATTTATGTGTCTTTTAGTTTGCTTTGTATTTGCGTcagtgcgtgtgtttgtgtgtcaagAAAAGAGGCGCTCGCCTTGTGCCGaatgtcttttttcttctttttaaatgttcgtTTTGTTAATCCATCTCCACAGGGAGGGTTTGCCTATTTTTGCTTCTTGTGTAAAATCAAGGGAGGCGTGGAAAAAGCATTTGGTGTGTCGCCTTATCAGCCCTGATTCCCAAATGattgttttccctgtttagaGAGGACATGCTCTCGCGCATGCTGATAAGACGCAATAAAAAGGAATCTTGTGGCCAATAATCACACACGCAAATTATGTACTGTGCATAATTGAGAAAGACATGAGACAAAATGTGCTCACTATGTTTGCCGTAATGTAAACACGAGGCTATTTCTGTCTTTGGGATGACCTAATATGTCATCTCCGATAAATAGTATCCAATAACTAGTCttatcatttttcaaaaaagaaGCATCTTTTAAACCTGCAAgtaagtgactattttttggtagtaacgctcccctacttacgaacgagttaggttccgagcgattgttcacaagttgaatttgtttgtaagttgattcagtgctatattttgtattataatttatgtttaaggcctatataattatattgaaggtttatataagtgcatttgtatgtttaaggcttgtataagtaacacgcattggtttgtactgaaaaaaacatttattaaaatggagagaatatgtacagtactgtagagagagagagagagagagagagagagagagagagagagagagagagagtgagagagagagagatttatgaattagaaactggccgaaagaagcgatctaacgacgattgcacagttttcttctttttttccatcataaatgatgcggtagcactgtatggcatcattcaattgatttgcaaactttgtgcaacgttcaatatttgggtcctgctgctcgatctttctgtttataaatggtactgacggtcgaacgattcaagttgtatatgtgcaacgctcaccactctcacgcgcatcaagcttcgttattattgccactcgtttcaaatgaaatggctttcctcttccttgcaactccctcaatagaagcctttcgctttttaccaaccatattcaataatggatgcacgagatatttaatgatacaaatgaaaaaggttctttgcgcactggagatacgttcacgcacttccgcattgcaacgaattggacagaagaaggtagatgctgggtgagctgagctctcacagcgccaggcgtcggtattagcggcggagagaagcactactcggaaaaaaatacaaaatcgaacttacgaacatttttcgacataaacgcaatttgcagacatgttcgtatgtactgttgttcgtaagtcgtatgttcgtaagtaggggagcgtctgtaataatgtttttttggtaTTTCTTTTTAACTCCAAACAGACCTGAAATATactttttgggtcatgtaggctaCAATGTTAACATTTGATATACAATTCTTAAtaattacatatttttattctgactttttgacattttgtctgattaGAAAGGTATCTATTGTATAtatttagagattttttttaaattgtgtcaCAGAAAACAGTTGTGTCGAAGCCAACTTTTTTCCACTAGTTTAGAAAAATGTCCCTAAGccaagcaaaaaaatgacagtcaaGGATGGCCAAAGAGAAATACATTCCTCCGATAAAACGCCATTAATTCTAGCATGTCGTATATGGCTTAGACAGGGTTTCTTTCAAAATACTTTAGTTGTTGTATATACATTGCAAGATAATGAAGCATAAAATGTACATTCCTTTTCTGACAAGTAAGCCATTTACCTTTCTTTATGTAAACACTTAGTGTGCATCAATAATACGGAATACCACAAAGATACAATAAAGCCAGTCAAAATCTCCTCACTGTTTGGCACCACTCAAAGATAAAAAGACtcgcacaaacacatacacacttacCTAAAGAACTGCGTgtggtttttgtgtgtgtctaattGCTTTGTGTGCCCCACTGTGCACAGTGGGACGCTGGAGAGTTTGTGCTTGTCAACAATACGCTCATTATGGCCAAACAGTTCAATTGTGGTTATATCAGACCATAGAACATCTCTCCAAAATGAAGGTATttgcttttctttcctttttttcccccctcgtgCATTTGCAAACTGTAACCTGCTTCTATTGGAATGACGGCATCTTCTTAGCTTCGAGGACTTTTTAGACCATTTCAGTGGGGTGCTTTTCccgctgtgtataatgacacaTTGGTGCCAATTTCAGCAAGCATCTTCATAGGTCTTTTACCTTCGCTGTCGGATCAATACTTATCTtgacagttctgagatggagggATCAATACGGCCTtcctgtgtcgagtttgcatgtacttcccgtgttctcccggtactccgctttcctcccacatcccaaaaacatgcatggtaaactGATTAATCcctcaaaattgtccaaaattATGAGTGCCTAACCAGCCTAACCTCCATGTTTGGGGGTTTTGGGacagaaaccggagtacctggacaaatcccacgcaagcccgggcagaacatgcaaaccccacacagtgaagaccaacctgggatcgaaccttcgacctcagaactgtgaggccgatgcgctaaccaccctCCCAACGAACCGCCCATCTACACATACGTGTATACGTACATATACGaatcatatacatacacacatatatacctGAAAATATCTTACATGTTCAATTTGCACTTGAAAAGATGTCACTTCTCCCCGCGGGCTCTTTTAATTTGatgcttttattttaatctacatgtctcacacacacacacacacacacacacacacacaca
The Stigmatopora argus isolate UIUO_Sarg chromosome 7, RoL_Sarg_1.0, whole genome shotgun sequence DNA segment above includes these coding regions:
- the LOC144077349 gene encoding uncharacterized protein LOC144077349, which produces MTLTRGSFTYSSGEEYHGEWREGLRHGRGQLTFSDGTCYTGQFENGLFNGCGVLVFADGSRYEGEFVQGKFQGVGVFTRFDGMTFEGDFRSGCVQGSGLLTFADGGGGCHEGFFESSQLMRRESSQAAVQRAQAAAAKARALAM